A portion of the Chloroflexota bacterium genome contains these proteins:
- a CDS encoding DUF2079 domain-containing protein: MTARKNYGLLIVLALMIAYSAYFSAYSIQLHNTFRTHASDMGQMDQALWNTLHGRILQDTRPNGQNLPRLTDHVEPIFLVLPIAFLIYDGIETLFVLQSIAIALGALPIFWIARRRLQSDWTGVAFAAMYLMYPALQAANLTEFHAITFAPAPLMFAFNYGEQRAWKRYVLFSLVALAVKEEVALLVFAMAVWFGIRNSKFKIQNSSARSRIANYELRITNYIPIAITAIALAWFLVAVFVIVPHFSPRGESVYVGRYTCASQAIRNPLTAIPDLVGCVLIPAKIEYVIELLASVGFLALLDPITLLVGAPSLVLNLLSSYAAQYSGAYHYSAPVAPYFVLAAIGGAARIQNSKFKIQNSLVIGLAFLIALGYHALAGYTPIGGAFVWHEVTEHQRTLSRFLKQIPPDARVSTTSSLFPHLSHREKLYRFPAILDAEYILLDVSQSNITNPVDYRENYQRALDQGFGIRDALDGYILLQRGVAQKQLPEGFYLFLRECNCALPQNVVTIDFENKVRLLGYDVLQDDWQRVYLRTYWARLSGLDNNFALFPFFPDEDGNPRADAQLPPLLVHFWYPTLQWRPDEAVIADTTPMDVGARAKIGVGVFFGATWDAPEFVLKPQTDLPISADGRWVLLGELVRDGKKYKVVK; this comes from the coding sequence ATGACAGCGCGTAAGAATTACGGTCTGCTCATAGTCCTCGCGCTGATGATCGCGTACAGTGCGTACTTTTCCGCGTACTCGATTCAACTGCACAACACGTTCCGCACGCACGCGTCCGACATGGGGCAGATGGACCAGGCATTGTGGAACACGTTGCACGGCAGAATTCTGCAAGACACGCGACCGAACGGACAAAATTTGCCGCGCCTCACCGATCACGTCGAACCGATTTTTCTCGTCCTGCCCATTGCGTTCTTGATTTACGATGGCATCGAAACACTTTTTGTTTTGCAATCTATCGCGATTGCGCTCGGCGCGTTGCCGATTTTCTGGATCGCGCGGCGACGCTTGCAAAGCGACTGGACAGGCGTCGCGTTCGCGGCGATGTACCTGATGTATCCCGCGCTCCAAGCCGCGAACCTCACCGAGTTTCACGCGATCACGTTTGCGCCCGCGCCGTTGATGTTCGCGTTCAACTACGGCGAGCAACGCGCGTGGAAACGGTACGTCTTGTTCTCGCTCGTCGCGCTCGCGGTGAAGGAAGAAGTCGCGCTGTTGGTGTTCGCGATGGCGGTGTGGTTTGGAATTCGGAATTCAAAATTCAAAATTCAAAATTCCAGCGCCAGATCACGAATTGCGAATTACGAATTACGAATTACGAATTACATACCGATCGCCATTACCGCCATCGCCCTTGCCTGGTTCCTCGTCGCCGTCTTTGTCATCGTGCCGCACTTTTCGCCGCGCGGCGAATCGGTGTACGTCGGACGGTACACCTGCGCGAGTCAAGCGATTCGCAATCCGCTCACCGCGATTCCCGATTTGGTTGGCTGTGTGCTCATCCCGGCAAAAATCGAGTACGTGATTGAACTGCTCGCGTCGGTCGGTTTCCTCGCGTTGCTCGACCCAATCACGCTGCTCGTCGGCGCGCCGTCGCTCGTGCTCAATTTACTGAGCAGTTACGCGGCGCAGTACTCGGGCGCGTACCACTATTCCGCGCCCGTCGCGCCGTACTTTGTGCTGGCAGCGATTGGCGGAGCGGCGAGAATTCAAAATTCAAAATTCAAAATTCAAAATTCTCTCGTCATTGGATTGGCATTTCTCATCGCGCTCGGCTATCACGCGCTCGCCGGTTACACTCCGATTGGCGGCGCATTTGTGTGGCACGAAGTCACGGAACATCAGCGCACCTTGTCGCGTTTTCTCAAACAGATTCCACCCGACGCGCGCGTGTCCACGACCTCGTCGCTTTTTCCACACCTGAGCCATCGCGAAAAGTTGTATCGCTTTCCGGCGATCCTCGACGCCGAGTACATTTTGCTCGACGTGTCGCAATCGAACATTACCAACCCGGTGGACTATCGCGAGAATTATCAGCGCGCACTCGATCAAGGTTTCGGCATTCGCGACGCGCTCGATGGGTACATCTTGTTGCAGCGTGGCGTCGCGCAGAAACAATTGCCGGAAGGATTTTACTTGTTCTTGCGCGAATGCAATTGCGCGTTGCCGCAAAATGTCGTCACGATTGATTTCGAAAACAAGGTGCGTTTGCTTGGGTACGATGTGTTGCAGGACGATTGGCAACGCGTCTACTTGCGAACGTACTGGGCGCGCTTATCCGGACTCGACAACAATTTCGCGCTGTTTCCATTTTTCCCGGACGAAGACGGCAATCCGCGCGCGGACGCGCAATTGCCGCCGTTGCTCGTGCACTTTTGGTATCCAACATTGCAGTGGCGACCGGACGAAGCGGTTATCGCGGACACGACGCCGATGGATGTCGGCGCGCGCGCGAAAATCGGCGTGGGCGTGTTTTTCGGCGCGACCTGGGACGCGCCGGAATTTGTGCTCAAGCCGCAAACCGATTTGCCAATTTCGGCGGATGGTCGCTGGGTGTTGCTCGGCGAACTCGTGCGCGATGGAAAAAAGTACAAGGTGGTCAAATGA
- a CDS encoding glycosyltransferase family 39 protein has product MRRIARLTPPEIIILVAFGLRAFRLDWQSLWYDEAFSVYLAQFNLADITARTAVDIQPPLYYYLLHFWISLAGGSEFSVRFLSLVFGVLMIPLMFVAARRLFDRNAAWIAAIIAAFSSLYVWYSQEARMYTLLTFLLLLSSYALWRECEGKKGNKGNQRTEGNQGTRGNWGIVFAVANVAACYTHYFAFVIVAFQFLFTIYHLLFTHHVLRFARYFVAIFAAFLPWTPFVLARFGQDASYWRGALKLDEALRHIAISFTVGESVLENIAQPIAMGWLIVLMIGLGSWFLYRRSAVGGQWSSIIFSMLYLAVPLVLLLFLFSRNPKFNARYLMIASPAFFLLLAAGLAAVLRISQFAFYFDFRLFTPNLRLCREQYLHRPRIHQNRFSRCRSVHRKTHCARRSDHSHQRTLVSCVQLLLSRRRAPDPLAR; this is encoded by the coding sequence TTGCGTCGCATCGCTCGATTGACCCCGCCTGAAATAATCATCCTCGTCGCGTTCGGACTGCGCGCGTTTCGTCTCGACTGGCAAAGTTTGTGGTACGACGAGGCGTTCAGCGTGTATCTCGCGCAGTTCAACCTCGCCGACATCACCGCGCGAACTGCCGTGGATATCCAGCCGCCGTTGTACTATTATCTTTTGCATTTCTGGATTTCGCTCGCGGGCGGCAGCGAATTTTCCGTCCGTTTCTTGTCGCTCGTCTTTGGCGTGTTGATGATTCCGTTGATGTTCGTCGCCGCGCGGCGTTTGTTTGATCGCAACGCTGCGTGGATTGCCGCGATCATCGCCGCGTTCTCGTCGCTCTATGTGTGGTACTCGCAAGAAGCGCGGATGTATACGTTGCTGACGTTCTTGTTGTTGTTGTCGAGTTATGCGCTGTGGAGGGAATGCGAAGGGAAGAAGGGAAATAAAGGAAATCAGAGAACTGAGGGAAATCAGGGAACTAGGGGAAATTGGGGAATTGTTTTTGCAGTTGCGAATGTCGCAGCGTGTTACACTCACTATTTCGCGTTTGTCATCGTCGCGTTCCAATTCCTATTTACCATTTACCATTTACTTTTCACGCATCACGTTTTACGCTTCGCGCGATACTTTGTCGCCATCTTCGCCGCGTTCCTCCCCTGGACGCCGTTCGTGCTCGCGCGCTTTGGACAGGACGCGAGTTATTGGCGCGGCGCGCTCAAACTCGACGAGGCATTGCGCCACATCGCCATCAGTTTCACCGTTGGCGAATCGGTGCTTGAGAACATCGCACAACCAATCGCGATGGGCTGGTTGATTGTTTTGATGATTGGTTTGGGCAGTTGGTTTCTGTATCGGCGGTCAGCGGTCGGTGGTCAGTGGTCGTCAATAATCTTTTCGATGTTGTACCTTGCCGTGCCACTCGTCCTGCTGCTATTTCTTTTCTCGCGCAATCCAAAATTCAACGCGCGCTATTTGATGATCGCGTCGCCCGCGTTCTTTCTCTTGCTCGCCGCCGGACTCGCGGCAGTTTTACGTATTTCGCAATTCGCTTTTTATTTTGACTTTCGGCTTTTTACTCCTAACCTCCGCCTATGCCGTGAACAATATCTACACCGACCCCGCATTCACCAAAACCGATTTTCGCGGTGTCGCTCGGTACATCGAAAAACACATTGCGCGCGACGAAGCGATCATTCTCACCAGCGGACACTTGTTTCCTGCGTTCAACTATTACTATCACGGCGACGCGCGCCAGATCCGCTTGCCCGATGA
- a CDS encoding glycosyltransferase family 2 protein: MKPSISVFFPCYNDAGTIPTMVIRAIQTLREITDTYEVIVVNDASPDDSARVLNELSCILPPEFRLITHPENRGYGGVLRTGIAAAKMDWIFYTDGDAQYDVRELKLLAEKISDDVDFINGWKIKRRDPLHRIWIGMAYQYFVKVMFGLKIRDVDCDFRLMRRAIFDVVQLESDTGSITFEMVKKAQDAGYRFVEVPVRHFYRQYGESQFFNFPRVARTLVALMRWWWRLVVKQEAVKEYRAKRASQMVESR, from the coding sequence ATGAAACCCAGCATTAGTGTTTTCTTTCCGTGCTACAACGACGCGGGCACGATTCCGACGATGGTCATTCGCGCGATTCAGACGTTGCGCGAGATCACCGACACGTACGAGGTCATCGTCGTCAACGACGCCAGCCCGGACGATTCCGCGCGCGTGCTCAATGAACTCTCGTGCATTTTGCCGCCGGAATTTCGACTCATCACGCATCCGGAAAATCGCGGGTATGGCGGCGTGTTGCGCACGGGGATTGCCGCCGCGAAAATGGATTGGATTTTCTACACCGACGGCGACGCGCAGTACGACGTGCGTGAGTTGAAACTGCTCGCCGAAAAAATCTCGGATGATGTGGATTTCATCAACGGTTGGAAAATCAAACGGCGCGATCCCTTGCATCGGATTTGGATTGGGATGGCGTACCAGTACTTTGTCAAGGTGATGTTCGGCTTGAAGATTCGCGACGTGGATTGCGATTTTCGTTTGATGCGCCGCGCGATCTTCGATGTGGTGCAACTCGAATCCGACACTGGCTCGATCACATTCGAGATGGTGAAAAAAGCGCAGGACGCCGGTTATCGTTTCGTCGAGGTGCCGGTGCGCCATTTTTACCGGCAGTACGGCGAATCCCAGTTTTTCAATTTCCCGCGTGTCGCGCGCACGCTCGTCGCGCTGATGCGTTGGTGGTGGCGACTCGTCGTCAAACAAGAAGCGGTGAAAGAGTATCGCGCGAAACGTGCAAGCCAAATGGTGGAGAGCAGGTAA
- a CDS encoding site-specific DNA-methyltransferase: MKDMPLFVRTKQIENHFRVDAKIVLYHGAVEDFLVTLPDATAQLIITSPPYNLGKEYESRVSIEKYLETQSQVITQLCRVLRDDGSICWQVGNFVEDGEVYPLDIYYYGIFKKLGLALRNRIVWHFEHGLHASKRFSGRYETILWFTKSDRYVFNLDPVRVPSKYPGKRHFKGPNKGKPSGNPLGKNPSDIWQVVAQDWEEELWNIPNVKANHPEKTIHPCQFPIELVERCVLALTNEGDWVFDPYAGVGSTLIAAIKHNRRAMGSEKEKEYVDISHERIAAYFNGELKIRPLGKPVFVPTGTEKVAQIPDEWKNLAHKKLMEKKSAYKRARQK; this comes from the coding sequence ATGAAGGATATGCCACTCTTTGTAAGAACAAAACAAATTGAAAACCACTTCAGGGTTGACGCAAAGATTGTTTTGTATCACGGCGCGGTCGAAGATTTTCTTGTCACGTTGCCAGATGCTACAGCACAACTCATTATCACTTCACCACCATATAATTTGGGCAAAGAGTACGAAAGCCGCGTCTCAATCGAAAAATATCTTGAAACGCAATCCCAAGTCATTACTCAATTATGCCGCGTTCTTCGCGACGACGGGAGCATCTGTTGGCAAGTTGGCAATTTTGTCGAAGATGGCGAAGTATATCCGCTTGATATTTATTACTATGGCATTTTCAAAAAATTAGGGTTGGCTCTACGCAATAGAATCGTATGGCATTTTGAACACGGCTTGCACGCGTCAAAACGTTTTTCAGGACGATACGAAACGATTCTCTGGTTTACCAAAAGCGACAGATATGTTTTTAATCTAGATCCGGTTCGCGTCCCATCCAAGTATCCGGGCAAGCGTCATTTCAAAGGTCCGAACAAAGGCAAACCATCGGGTAATCCACTTGGAAAAAATCCTTCCGACATTTGGCAAGTTGTCGCGCAGGATTGGGAAGAAGAACTTTGGAATATCCCAAATGTCAAAGCGAATCATCCCGAAAAAACCATTCACCCGTGTCAATTCCCCATTGAACTAGTTGAACGTTGTGTTCTCGCGCTGACGAATGAAGGTGATTGGGTTTTCGATCCGTACGCCGGCGTTGGCTCAACGCTGATTGCCGCGATAAAACACAATCGTCGCGCGATGGGGAGCGAAAAAGAAAAGGAGTACGTGGATATTTCTCACGAACGCATAGCAGCGTATTTCAACGGTGAATTGAAAATTCGTCCGCTGGGCAAACCTGTTTTTGTACCAACAGGAACAGAGAAGGTTGCACAGATCCCTGATGAATGGAAAAACCTTGCCCACAAGAAACTCATGGAGAAGAAGTCAGCATATAAACGAGCAAGGCAAAAATAA
- a CDS encoding restriction endonuclease — protein sequence MKIAQKYSHLNGEEYLIVHHKKLYDEIVQTIENVDARKVLTKVSQEKTMLGQLLYSPVELNKAFDDKLSKLGWKESRYQYYVTTDPKLMQTLIPLSYAEQKKLHESHGVKDPISSYKQTDFVKEQIAIEVQFGKYAFVAFDLFVKHLLFYSGGLINLGIEVLPTKKMQAKMSSGIAYFEGEVYNILRHGRNNPAVPLLILGIEPPELSEVK from the coding sequence ATGAAAATCGCACAGAAATATTCTCACTTGAATGGCGAAGAGTACTTGATCGTTCACCACAAAAAACTTTATGATGAAATAGTTCAAACCATCGAAAATGTTGACGCGAGAAAGGTCTTGACCAAGGTAAGTCAAGAAAAAACGATGCTCGGACAATTGCTTTACAGTCCTGTGGAACTCAACAAAGCATTTGATGACAAATTATCCAAACTCGGATGGAAAGAAAGTAGATATCAGTACTACGTCACAACTGACCCAAAATTGATGCAGACATTGATTCCACTTTCATATGCGGAGCAAAAGAAACTGCACGAGTCTCACGGAGTCAAAGACCCCATCTCATCTTACAAGCAAACAGATTTCGTGAAGGAACAGATTGCGATAGAAGTCCAATTTGGAAAATATGCTTTCGTCGCATTTGATCTTTTCGTGAAACATTTACTATTCTATTCTGGGGGATTAATCAATCTTGGCATCGAAGTATTGCCTACGAAGAAAATGCAAGCAAAAATGAGCAGCGGTATCGCTTACTTCGAAGGCGAGGTTTACAATATTTTGAGACATGGTCGCAATAATCCAGCCGTACCGCTGCTGATATTGGGCATTGAGCCACCAGAACTGAGCGAAGTCAAATAA
- a CDS encoding NAD-dependent epimerase/dehydratase family protein — translation MDYSTTLTNKDCLITGGLGFVGSNLARRLVDLGARVTLVDSLIPEYGGNLFNIAGIEDKVRVNIADVRDEYSMDYLVQGRDYLFNLAGQTSHLDSMRDPYTDLEINCRAQLSILEACRKQNPRVKIVFTSTRQIYGKPDYLPVDERHLLHPTDVNGINKMAGEWYHILYNNVYGIRAVSLRMTNTYGPRMRVKDARQTFLGVWIKRLIDGEPIEIWGDGMQIRDFNYVDDFIDAMLFAATTDEVNGQIFNLGSEETINFRDLAELCIEINGGGSYTIIPYPADRKPIDIGDYYADYRKIRGKLGWTPRVNLRAGLKRTLDFYREHKERYW, via the coding sequence ATGGACTATTCAACTACCCTGACTAACAAAGACTGCCTCATTACCGGCGGACTCGGCTTTGTCGGCTCGAACCTCGCGCGACGCTTGGTTGATCTCGGCGCGCGCGTCACGCTGGTGGACTCGCTCATCCCGGAGTACGGCGGCAACCTGTTCAACATCGCCGGCATCGAGGACAAGGTGCGCGTGAACATCGCCGACGTGCGCGATGAGTACTCGATGGACTATCTCGTGCAAGGACGCGATTATCTCTTCAATCTCGCCGGGCAAACCTCGCACCTCGATTCGATGCGCGATCCGTACACCGATCTCGAAATCAACTGCCGCGCGCAACTCTCGATCCTCGAAGCGTGCCGCAAACAGAACCCGCGCGTCAAGATCGTCTTCACCAGCACGCGCCAAATCTACGGCAAGCCGGATTATTTGCCGGTAGACGAACGTCATCTTTTGCATCCGACCGATGTGAACGGCATCAACAAGATGGCGGGTGAGTGGTATCACATCCTCTACAACAACGTCTACGGCATTCGCGCGGTGTCATTGCGAATGACGAACACGTACGGTCCACGGATGCGCGTCAAGGATGCGCGCCAGACGTTCCTCGGTGTTTGGATCAAACGATTGATTGACGGCGAGCCGATTGAAATCTGGGGTGATGGAATGCAGATTCGCGATTTCAACTACGTGGACGATTTTATTGACGCGATGCTTTTCGCCGCGACGACCGACGAGGTGAACGGACAGATTTTCAACCTGGGTAGCGAGGAGACGATCAACTTTCGTGACCTTGCTGAGTTGTGCATCGAGATCAATGGCGGCGGAAGTTACACGATCATTCCGTACCCTGCTGACCGCAAGCCGATTGATATTGGCGATTATTACGCCGACTATCGCAAGATTCGCGGTAAACTGGGTTGGACGCCGCGCGTGAACTTGCGCGCAGGACTCAAACGTACGCTCGATTTTTATCGCGAGCACAAAGAACGTTATTGGTAA
- a CDS encoding DegT/DnrJ/EryC1/StrS family aminotransferase, which translates to MIPFFDLTKQYASIQSELDDAALRVMKSGWFILGPEVSAFEKEFAEYIGTHHTIGVGSGTEAIHLALLALGVGAGDEVITVPNTAVATVAAIELTGARAVLCDVLQDTMLMDVASLERAITPRTKAIIPVHLFGQSCDLDPIFELARAKNIRVLEDCAQAHGATYLGKRVGSLGDIAIFSFYPTKNLGAYGDGGAITTNDAALAERVNLLRQYGWRERYASDIKGMNSRLDEMQAAILRVKLRHLDAWNAARRERAALYTELLRTVTPPREMAYGQAVHHLYVIQSTRRDELGAHLKARGIGTAIHYPQMIHRQAAYKNLGYGQGSLPVSEKLERAILSLPLYPELPLDDVRLVANAVNQFDNSVVR; encoded by the coding sequence ATGATTCCATTTTTCGATCTTACCAAACAGTACGCCTCGATCCAATCTGAACTTGACGATGCCGCGCTGCGCGTGATGAAGAGCGGCTGGTTCATTCTCGGACCCGAAGTCAGCGCATTCGAAAAAGAATTCGCCGAGTACATCGGTACGCACCACACGATTGGTGTCGGCTCGGGCACCGAAGCGATTCACCTGGCGTTGCTCGCGCTCGGCGTCGGCGCGGGCGACGAAGTGATCACCGTACCGAACACCGCGGTCGCCACCGTCGCGGCAATCGAACTGACTGGCGCGCGCGCGGTGCTGTGCGATGTACTCCAAGACACGATGTTGATGGATGTCGCCTCGCTCGAACGCGCGATCACACCGCGTACGAAAGCGATCATCCCTGTTCACCTGTTCGGGCAGAGTTGCGATCTCGATCCAATTTTCGAACTCGCGCGCGCCAAAAATATTCGCGTGCTCGAAGATTGCGCGCAGGCGCATGGCGCGACGTACCTCGGTAAACGCGTTGGCTCGCTGGGTGACATTGCCATATTCAGTTTCTACCCGACGAAAAACCTGGGTGCGTACGGCGACGGCGGCGCGATCACGACGAACGATGCCGCGCTTGCCGAGCGCGTCAATCTGTTGCGGCAGTACGGTTGGCGCGAACGCTACGCGAGCGACATCAAAGGGATGAACTCGCGGCTCGACGAAATGCAAGCCGCGATCCTACGCGTGAAACTGCGCCACCTCGATGCGTGGAACGCGGCGCGCCGCGAACGCGCGGCGCTCTACACAGAACTGCTGCGTACCGTCACGCCGCCGCGCGAAATGGCGTACGGACAAGCAGTGCATCATTTGTACGTGATTCAATCCACGCGCCGCGACGAACTCGGCGCGCATCTCAAAGCGCGCGGCATCGGCACGGCGATTCACTATCCGCAAATGATTCATCGCCAAGCCGCGTACAAAAACCTGGGTTATGGGCAAGGCAGTCTGCCCGTGTCTGAAAAACTTGAGCGCGCGATTTTATCGCTTCCGCTCTATCCCGAACTGCCGCTCGACGATGTACGCCTAGTGGCAAATGCAGTTAATCAGTTTGATAATTCGGTAGTGCGATAG
- a CDS encoding EamA family transporter, translating to MSRETLTALLWLIPAILFSTTGELFLKRGMNEIGALDFTSVGTIIPTFLRMALNYNLWLGFAGFMGGSIFWLSVISRVPLSLAYPMLALSYVIVVIESWIILGEGLHPLRLIGSVVVGIGVALVGLSGAEQ from the coding sequence TTGTCTCGTGAAACCCTCACCGCCTTGCTGTGGCTCATTCCCGCGATCCTGTTCAGCACGACTGGCGAATTATTTTTGAAACGCGGGATGAACGAAATCGGCGCGCTCGATTTCACCTCGGTCGGCACGATCATTCCCACCTTTTTGAGGATGGCGCTGAATTACAACTTGTGGCTTGGGTTCGCTGGGTTTATGGGCGGTTCGATCTTTTGGCTCTCGGTGATTTCGCGCGTGCCGCTCTCGCTGGCGTACCCGATGCTCGCGTTGAGTTACGTCATCGTCGTCATTGAGTCGTGGATCATTCTCGGCGAGGGCTTGCATCCGCTGCGACTCATCGGCTCCGTTGTCGTCGGTATCGGCGTCGCGCTCGTTGGGTTGAGCGGAGCGGAGCAGTGA